A part of Myxococcus landrumus genomic DNA contains:
- a CDS encoding serine/threonine-protein kinase: protein MDSQGSNAIISRLRVGTITHVRIAGVIDETFPLTSATPELNGLLVVDLGRVERISSFGVRRWIEFAAKLPPGALGLYVVHAPPVVVDQLNMVEGFAGVARVLSVLAPYSCRTCNEDRMRVVNLVDDAQVLAEGLAPAHRCPVCSNPLEFADQPEEFFDYGRRQQFGTVDPVVMRYLRASMPTEQPELPQHLKIVQDDITFVTLASALKGDLNVRRLASGLEGRVGFDFSHVSKVEPEALAKLEQVLDTAAQGAQVVLCRVPPPALAVLSRSAKQLPARLSTLWLPCECRNCGQVSHQRILAADYQARLRSQQTGMARECPICGGTAQVPHMPQFQGFLARVQLTDRPLEDLEALEARALSQYLFGSANVDPQANKGSPTDLSNSLGNTKLTIIKRLGQGGMAEVFLAKQVGVKGFEKFVVMKKVLPQFAQNPEFVDMLFAEARANARLTHPNVVQTFDVGVSDGVAYILMEYVRGPDLKRLVVELRRKGLGLPLEHALRIVAEVAAGLHYAHSYVDPAGTSHPVVHRDVSPHNVLISLDGAIKLSDFGIAKVAGEDNTQAGVLKGKISYISPEAASGRALDARNDVWALGVVLFELLTGQLPFRREHDAATLNAIVREPAPVPSQLRPHVPQDVSDLILRALVKDPARRTPSAAAMREEIEAVMAHHRLNSSPAAVAQFFKDTLGDRLVEYAPSSSSGTGEHSKPMPTGTGSGDLAAPVDGKTPNKGSIVGGTPRPTGSASGSISAPPVPGSAPRPAPVASRPMTPPPVAAPRPQQPPAPVAARPPQPPAAPRQAPMPPRMAQPEPDLDAAERTEVLVVSGAGAPPPSVPEARPAPAPRPSTTGQPVVTGAPRPSSPDAQAMGAAPRQAPAPRPSGPSHQSPVAAPRPPAPVPEAPPVPTPDKGSPMKWAVLGAGVLMVVAVLAVVMLRGAGSPFVNLEDGEHVYVGGVRMEPGTSTLEVSPSGPLLISTAVNGRLRRFGTTQQREGIDVRTLADAMPQPGTRGTLSVSGNMPGCEVKVGGSPLSQRTPLTKAPIEAGRELEVEVACAGAASRHWVLAVPGQEIVVMVR from the coding sequence GTGGATAGCCAGGGTTCCAACGCCATCATCAGCCGGCTCCGTGTGGGTACCATCACCCACGTACGGATTGCGGGTGTCATCGACGAGACCTTCCCCCTGACGTCGGCCACGCCGGAGCTCAACGGGCTCCTCGTGGTCGACCTGGGCCGGGTGGAGCGCATCAGCTCCTTTGGCGTCCGCCGGTGGATTGAGTTCGCCGCGAAGCTGCCCCCGGGGGCGCTGGGCCTCTACGTGGTCCACGCGCCTCCCGTCGTGGTGGACCAGCTCAACATGGTGGAGGGGTTCGCCGGCGTGGCCCGGGTGCTCTCCGTCCTGGCCCCGTACTCCTGCCGGACCTGCAACGAAGACCGGATGCGGGTGGTGAACCTGGTCGACGACGCGCAGGTCCTCGCCGAAGGGCTGGCGCCGGCGCACCGCTGCCCGGTGTGCTCGAACCCGCTGGAGTTCGCCGACCAGCCGGAGGAGTTCTTCGACTACGGGCGCCGCCAGCAGTTCGGCACCGTGGACCCGGTGGTGATGCGCTACCTGCGCGCGAGCATGCCCACGGAGCAGCCGGAGCTCCCGCAGCACCTGAAAATCGTCCAGGACGACATCACCTTCGTCACCCTGGCGAGCGCGCTGAAGGGCGACCTCAACGTGCGCCGGCTGGCCTCCGGGTTGGAGGGCCGCGTCGGCTTCGACTTCAGCCACGTGAGCAAGGTGGAGCCGGAGGCGCTGGCGAAGCTGGAGCAGGTGCTGGACACGGCCGCGCAGGGCGCGCAGGTGGTGCTCTGCCGCGTGCCTCCCCCGGCGCTGGCGGTGCTGTCGCGCTCGGCGAAGCAGCTCCCCGCGCGCCTGTCCACGCTGTGGCTGCCGTGTGAGTGCCGCAACTGCGGTCAGGTGAGCCACCAGCGCATCCTGGCGGCCGACTACCAGGCGCGGCTGCGCTCGCAGCAGACGGGCATGGCCCGCGAGTGCCCCATCTGCGGCGGCACCGCGCAGGTGCCGCACATGCCGCAGTTCCAGGGCTTCCTCGCGCGCGTGCAGTTGACGGACAGGCCGCTGGAGGACCTGGAGGCGCTGGAGGCTCGCGCGCTCAGCCAGTACCTGTTCGGGTCCGCCAACGTCGACCCGCAGGCGAACAAGGGCTCGCCCACCGACCTCTCCAACTCGCTGGGCAACACCAAGCTCACCATCATCAAGCGCCTGGGGCAGGGCGGCATGGCGGAGGTCTTCCTCGCCAAGCAGGTGGGCGTGAAGGGCTTCGAGAAGTTCGTGGTGATGAAGAAGGTCCTGCCGCAGTTCGCGCAGAACCCCGAGTTCGTGGACATGTTGTTCGCGGAAGCCCGGGCCAACGCGCGGCTGACGCACCCGAACGTCGTGCAGACCTTCGACGTGGGCGTGTCCGACGGCGTGGCGTACATCCTGATGGAGTACGTGCGCGGACCGGACCTGAAGCGACTGGTCGTCGAGCTGCGCCGCAAGGGCCTGGGGCTTCCCCTGGAGCACGCGCTGCGCATCGTCGCGGAAGTGGCGGCGGGCCTGCACTACGCGCACAGCTACGTGGACCCCGCGGGCACGTCGCACCCGGTGGTGCACCGGGACGTCAGCCCCCACAACGTCCTCATCTCGCTGGACGGCGCCATCAAGCTGAGCGACTTCGGCATCGCCAAGGTCGCGGGCGAGGACAACACGCAGGCGGGCGTGCTGAAGGGGAAGATTTCGTACATCTCTCCGGAGGCCGCGTCGGGCCGTGCGCTGGATGCGCGCAACGACGTCTGGGCCTTGGGCGTCGTCCTCTTCGAGCTGCTCACGGGGCAGCTTCCCTTCCGTCGCGAGCACGACGCGGCCACGCTCAACGCCATCGTCCGCGAGCCCGCGCCCGTGCCGTCGCAGCTGCGGCCGCACGTCCCGCAGGACGTCTCCGACCTCATCCTCCGCGCCCTGGTGAAGGACCCGGCGCGCCGCACGCCGTCCGCCGCGGCGATGCGCGAGGAGATTGAAGCGGTGATGGCGCACCACCGCCTCAACTCGTCTCCCGCCGCGGTGGCCCAGTTCTTCAAGGACACGCTCGGCGACCGGTTGGTGGAGTACGCGCCGTCCTCCAGCTCGGGGACGGGGGAGCACTCCAAGCCCATGCCCACGGGAACGGGCAGCGGCGACCTGGCGGCCCCCGTCGATGGCAAGACGCCCAACAAGGGCTCCATCGTTGGTGGGACTCCGCGCCCGACGGGCAGCGCGAGCGGGAGCATCTCCGCGCCTCCTGTTCCGGGGAGTGCTCCGCGTCCGGCTCCGGTGGCGTCCCGTCCGATGACACCTCCGCCGGTGGCCGCTCCTCGTCCTCAGCAGCCACCCGCGCCCGTCGCGGCCCGGCCTCCGCAGCCGCCCGCGGCTCCGCGCCAGGCCCCGATGCCTCCGCGAATGGCTCAGCCCGAGCCCGACCTGGACGCCGCGGAGCGGACCGAGGTCCTGGTGGTGTCCGGCGCCGGGGCTCCTCCTCCCTCCGTGCCCGAAGCCCGTCCGGCTCCAGCGCCGCGCCCCTCGACCACGGGACAGCCCGTCGTCACGGGGGCTCCGCGCCCGTCTTCGCCCGATGCACAAGCAATGGGAGCGGCACCTCGACAGGCGCCCGCTCCGAGGCCCTCGGGCCCTTCGCATCAGAGCCCGGTGGCGGCTCCGCGTCCTCCGGCCCCCGTGCCCGAGGCTCCTCCCGTTCCCACGCCCGACAAGGGCTCGCCGATGAAGTGGGCGGTGCTGGGCGCGGGGGTGTTGATGGTGGTGGCGGTGCTGGCCGTGGTGATGCTGCGCGGCGCTGGCTCCCCGTTCGTCAACCTGGAGGACGGAGAGCACGTGTACGTCGGCGGGGTGCGCATGGAGCCGGGCACGTCGACCCTGGAGGTGTCGCCGTCGGGACCGCTGCTCATCTCCACGGCGGTGAACGGGCGGCTTCGCCGGTTCGGCACCACGCAGCAGCGCGAGGGGATTGACGTGCGCACGCTCGCGGACGCCATGCCTCAGCCCGGGACGCGCGGCACGCTGAGTGTGTCGGGCAACATGCCGGGTTGCGAGGTCAAGGTGGGCGGAAGTCCGTTGTCCCAGCGCACGCCGTTGACGAAGGCGCCCATCGAGGCGGGCCGGGAGCTGGAGGTGGAGGTCGCCTGTGCCGGAGCCGCGAGCAGGCACTGGGTACTGGCGGTGCCGGGGCAGGAGATTGTCGTGATGGTTCGGTAA
- a CDS encoding tetratricopeptide repeat protein produces MRRRTPLTSSRRLTSVLALLASLAGPPALAQYRPPPMSESQRLVKEGETAQVSASAASASGDKKDAEEKYRKALGFYEQALAAEPGSVTAAAGVGAVANALQDWTRTAERLKAVQAANPSELSLAYQLGVALFKLRRFPEAVPLMEQVAAADQAEHLIVHYYLASYYLFAQQGDAAVTRLQRYLTLRPAKLSANDHQIHELLGRAHVLRRDTVAARASFTQAQAGRPESASVQLGLASVLELEGKPAEARTLLEGVTTRFPQVAEAREKLARLYLAAGEVPRAEAQAVAVVKLGATPAAYLLLGDVRLAQKQAPAAEEAYRKVLELQPGLVLGQMAVGKALQAQGRHEEAIQFLEAAVRSGASSVELWASLGSVNRRAGRYQRAVEVHRRVVEMVPRQALGWLLLGADHFATGQWDQAIDDYGNALIAEPDHAGAKQWLARALAHRARDRNGAGRADDAVRDLRRAFDLDRSVPMARRLTAALMETRAYGDARKVMEQGATLPGATWREQLLLGYARLGAGDAQGALEAFERSGKQTEEPDQQAEASVGAALAEVELGQVDAAVQRLTEVGPSRSAAGVAQANLPRVLVRRALSRLESGDIEGADRDLDAVDKLGTGKRSDLAKLVLFARGLTRAEAGRHAEASAALKKALTPAQPWAWPNTRALADAFALYKKGQVAAARKQLTAAAKKPMPGQPKWLASMTGALHRREASLAYGAGNMKGAEKALKAALATEPEDAVLQHNLACVDWRKGKAADALSTWRKLESSVAVASLNLGIDAQERRHEPAEAVDAWRRYLASGSGPRMAQVREWKERLQSLHGLAEPSGSSAATGATVEDTTP; encoded by the coding sequence ATGCGCCGCCGCACACCCCTGACTTCTTCGCGACGCCTGACGTCGGTGCTCGCGCTGCTGGCCTCACTCGCGGGGCCTCCCGCCCTGGCGCAGTACCGCCCTCCACCCATGTCCGAGTCGCAGCGGCTGGTGAAGGAGGGCGAGACGGCCCAGGTGTCCGCCAGCGCGGCGAGCGCCTCCGGCGACAAGAAGGACGCGGAGGAGAAGTACCGCAAGGCCCTGGGCTTCTATGAGCAGGCCCTGGCCGCGGAGCCGGGCTCCGTCACGGCCGCCGCGGGCGTGGGCGCCGTCGCCAACGCGCTCCAGGACTGGACGCGCACGGCGGAGCGCCTCAAGGCCGTGCAGGCGGCGAACCCGTCCGAGCTGTCGCTCGCGTATCAGTTGGGTGTGGCCCTCTTCAAGCTGCGCCGCTTCCCGGAGGCGGTGCCCCTGATGGAGCAGGTGGCCGCGGCGGACCAGGCCGAGCACCTCATCGTCCACTACTACCTGGCCAGCTACTACCTCTTCGCGCAGCAGGGGGATGCCGCGGTGACGCGCTTGCAGCGCTACCTGACGCTGCGCCCCGCGAAGCTCTCCGCCAACGACCACCAGATTCACGAGCTGCTGGGCCGCGCGCACGTGCTGCGCCGGGACACGGTGGCCGCGCGGGCTTCCTTCACCCAGGCGCAGGCGGGGCGGCCGGAGTCTGCTTCCGTGCAGTTGGGGCTCGCCAGCGTGCTGGAGCTGGAGGGCAAGCCGGCCGAGGCCCGGACGTTGTTGGAGGGCGTGACGACCCGCTTCCCGCAGGTGGCCGAGGCCCGGGAGAAGCTGGCCCGGCTGTACCTGGCCGCGGGGGAGGTGCCTCGCGCGGAGGCGCAGGCCGTCGCGGTGGTGAAGCTGGGCGCGACGCCCGCCGCATACCTGCTGCTGGGTGACGTGCGGCTCGCGCAGAAGCAGGCCCCGGCCGCGGAGGAGGCCTACCGCAAGGTGCTGGAGCTCCAGCCCGGACTGGTGCTGGGACAGATGGCGGTGGGCAAGGCCCTCCAGGCGCAGGGGCGCCACGAGGAGGCCATCCAGTTCCTGGAGGCCGCGGTGCGCTCGGGGGCCAGCAGCGTGGAGCTGTGGGCCTCGCTGGGCTCCGTCAACCGTCGCGCCGGGCGCTACCAGCGCGCGGTGGAGGTGCATCGCCGCGTCGTGGAGATGGTGCCTCGACAGGCACTGGGCTGGCTGCTGCTGGGCGCGGACCACTTCGCCACCGGGCAGTGGGACCAGGCCATCGACGACTACGGCAACGCGCTCATCGCGGAGCCGGACCACGCGGGCGCGAAGCAGTGGCTGGCCCGCGCGCTGGCCCATCGCGCGCGGGATAGGAATGGGGCAGGGCGGGCGGACGATGCGGTGCGCGACTTGCGGCGCGCGTTCGACCTGGACCGGAGTGTCCCCATGGCCCGCCGGTTGACCGCGGCGCTGATGGAGACGCGGGCCTACGGCGACGCGCGCAAGGTGATGGAGCAGGGGGCGACGCTTCCAGGCGCCACGTGGCGTGAGCAGTTGCTGCTGGGCTACGCGCGGCTGGGAGCAGGGGACGCGCAAGGCGCGCTTGAGGCCTTCGAGCGCTCCGGGAAGCAGACCGAGGAGCCGGACCAGCAGGCGGAGGCGTCCGTGGGTGCCGCGCTCGCGGAGGTGGAGCTGGGACAGGTGGACGCCGCCGTGCAGCGCCTCACCGAGGTGGGCCCGTCGCGCTCGGCCGCGGGTGTGGCCCAGGCCAACCTGCCTCGCGTGCTGGTGCGCCGGGCGCTGTCCCGGCTGGAGTCCGGTGACATCGAGGGCGCGGACCGGGACCTCGACGCGGTGGACAAGCTGGGCACCGGCAAGCGCTCGGACCTGGCGAAGCTGGTCCTCTTCGCCCGAGGGCTGACGCGCGCGGAGGCCGGACGTCACGCCGAGGCCAGCGCCGCCCTGAAGAAGGCCCTCACGCCCGCGCAGCCCTGGGCCTGGCCCAACACGCGCGCCCTGGCGGACGCCTTCGCCCTCTACAAGAAGGGGCAGGTGGCCGCCGCGCGCAAGCAGCTGACCGCCGCGGCGAAGAAGCCCATGCCCGGACAGCCCAAGTGGCTTGCGTCCATGACGGGGGCGCTCCACCGCCGAGAGGCCTCGCTGGCCTACGGGGCCGGCAACATGAAGGGCGCGGAGAAGGCGCTCAAGGCCGCGCTCGCCACCGAGCCCGAGGACGCGGTCCTCCAGCACAACCTGGCCTGCGTCGACTGGCGCAAGGGCAAGGCGGCGGACGCGCTGTCCACGTGGCGCAAGCTGGAGTCGTCCGTCGCGGTGGCCTCGCTCAACCTGGGCATCGACGCCCAGGAGCGCCGCCACGAGCCCGCCGAGGCGGTGGACGCCTGGCGCCGCTACCTCGCCTCCGGCTCCGGGCCGCGCATGGCCCAGGTGCGTGAGTGGAAGGAGCGACTGCAGAGCCTCCATGGTCTCGCCGAGCCCTCGGGCTCTTCGGCGGCGACCGGAGCCACCGTGGAGGACACCACCCCATGA
- a CDS encoding TonB-dependent receptor → MHSNVSGEPLRGAVGVHARRRGPRAILPWSILLCALAVAPPSLAQAQSSTATSESQPKVKRKKRVATPGTRPAATAKPAGTKPARTAKKPPKSRKAPKVEESPAASEIPVLGAGPETSDPSSTAHDAVVAEPPVPVEPTPMVETQPTPAPSAPPASPAPSTASSLDAPVAGSRGALLPATASPTPAPVARDNVPISAPFAEPTMDRPLPPPSGLASLPGGDPTLGADPLEESVNRVLSEAVVTTASKRNQRIADVPLTVSWIPAEELEGTGQFSLCEAIQYFPGMECRRGSMRKAAVSSRGLGSNYLSNRLLLLKDGRPLTDPWTGQFYADETTPLVNLKQVEVIRGPGSSLYGSNAFSGVINIIERQPADLIAPGRNVGMEARVLAGQDQTWRVHGTAAGRGGPVEALLGYYGYGSDGPQLFNDAATGVVDKNQDSMVHQVNGKVRVGPLALDADFTDATIGRPGGTHGQISTVGNCGRCHYTPNDEESVQNFNASAQVDQQVTDSLRVFGQAYGFFKRRDVQMESAFGGDPTRALGKRRRLGGEVRALYSSGPVSVTVGGDVKFDNVNVPNVLPELTLDDTKQTIYGGFVDAEYRPFERLVFSAGARYDRYAIPEKVWRQRTDQISPRASIVFHAVPELLTVRTNYGRAFRAPTLAELAINQQMYASTLMGNADLRAETLDTFEAAVDFWPFDRRVRLTGTGFYNVANNFINQELVFGSVSQFRNQGNARIAGFELEAAAQIPSINSSFDVAYQFLDAKSVPYDSEMPETRLDYAPTHRIYARGRTNIGKVAFAELYALFVGPRFDPGFQVDETTGLPTQRVELTGYITASARVGFNVYDGISVSFLGSNLFNAAYEEAHGFPAPPQSFFSEVKVRY, encoded by the coding sequence ATGCACTCGAATGTGTCTGGTGAGCCGCTGCGAGGTGCGGTGGGAGTTCACGCGAGGCGCCGAGGTCCGCGCGCGATTCTTCCGTGGTCCATCCTGCTCTGCGCGCTGGCGGTGGCCCCTCCGTCGCTGGCCCAGGCCCAGTCGTCCACCGCCACATCCGAGTCCCAGCCGAAGGTGAAGCGCAAGAAGCGCGTCGCGACGCCGGGAACCAGGCCCGCGGCGACCGCGAAGCCCGCTGGGACGAAGCCCGCGCGCACGGCCAAGAAGCCCCCGAAGTCGCGCAAGGCCCCGAAGGTGGAGGAGTCCCCCGCCGCGTCGGAGATTCCGGTGCTGGGCGCCGGCCCCGAGACGAGCGACCCGTCTTCCACGGCCCACGACGCGGTGGTGGCCGAGCCCCCCGTGCCTGTCGAGCCCACGCCGATGGTGGAGACGCAGCCCACGCCGGCCCCTAGCGCGCCCCCGGCGAGCCCCGCGCCCTCCACCGCCAGCTCCCTGGATGCCCCCGTGGCGGGCTCGCGCGGCGCGCTGCTGCCGGCGACGGCCAGTCCGACGCCCGCGCCCGTCGCCCGGGACAACGTCCCCATCAGCGCGCCGTTCGCCGAGCCCACCATGGACCGGCCGCTGCCGCCGCCCTCGGGCCTGGCGAGCCTGCCGGGCGGTGACCCCACCCTCGGCGCCGATCCGCTGGAGGAGTCCGTCAACCGGGTCCTCAGCGAGGCGGTGGTGACGACGGCCTCCAAGCGCAACCAGCGCATCGCGGACGTGCCGCTGACGGTGTCGTGGATTCCCGCCGAGGAGCTGGAAGGCACCGGCCAGTTCTCGCTGTGCGAGGCCATCCAGTACTTCCCCGGCATGGAGTGCCGCCGGGGCTCCATGCGCAAGGCGGCGGTGAGCTCGCGCGGCCTGGGCTCCAACTACCTGTCCAACCGCCTGCTGCTGCTCAAGGACGGCCGGCCGCTGACGGACCCGTGGACGGGCCAGTTCTACGCGGACGAGACGACGCCGCTGGTGAACCTCAAGCAGGTGGAAGTCATCCGGGGCCCGGGCTCCTCGCTGTACGGCTCCAACGCCTTCAGCGGCGTCATCAACATCATCGAGCGTCAGCCGGCGGACCTGATTGCGCCTGGCCGCAACGTGGGCATGGAGGCCCGCGTGCTGGCGGGGCAGGACCAGACGTGGCGGGTGCACGGCACCGCGGCGGGCCGGGGGGGGCCGGTGGAAGCCCTGCTGGGCTACTACGGCTACGGCTCCGACGGTCCGCAGCTCTTCAACGACGCGGCCACGGGCGTGGTGGACAAGAACCAGGACTCGATGGTGCACCAGGTCAACGGCAAGGTGCGCGTGGGCCCGCTGGCGCTGGACGCGGACTTCACGGATGCGACCATCGGCCGGCCCGGTGGTACGCACGGGCAGATCTCCACCGTGGGCAACTGCGGCCGTTGCCACTACACGCCCAACGACGAGGAGTCGGTCCAGAACTTCAACGCCTCCGCCCAGGTGGACCAGCAGGTGACGGACAGCCTGCGCGTGTTCGGCCAGGCGTACGGCTTCTTCAAGCGCCGCGACGTGCAGATGGAGAGCGCCTTCGGGGGCGACCCCACGCGGGCGCTGGGCAAGCGCCGCCGGCTGGGCGGTGAGGTTCGCGCGCTGTACTCGTCGGGCCCGGTCTCGGTGACGGTGGGCGGCGACGTGAAGTTCGACAACGTCAACGTGCCCAACGTGCTGCCGGAGCTCACGCTGGACGACACGAAGCAGACCATCTACGGCGGCTTCGTGGACGCGGAGTACCGTCCCTTCGAGCGCCTGGTGTTCAGCGCGGGCGCCCGCTACGACCGCTACGCGATTCCGGAGAAGGTCTGGCGCCAGCGCACGGACCAGATTTCTCCGCGCGCCAGCATCGTCTTCCACGCGGTGCCGGAGCTCCTCACGGTGCGTACCAACTACGGCCGCGCCTTCCGGGCACCCACGCTGGCGGAGCTCGCCATCAACCAGCAGATGTACGCGTCCACCTTGATGGGTAACGCGGACCTGCGCGCGGAGACGCTCGACACCTTCGAGGCCGCGGTGGACTTCTGGCCCTTCGACCGGCGCGTGCGCCTGACGGGCACGGGCTTCTACAACGTGGCCAACAACTTCATTAACCAGGAGCTCGTCTTCGGCTCGGTGTCCCAGTTCCGCAACCAGGGCAACGCGCGCATCGCGGGCTTCGAGCTGGAGGCGGCGGCGCAGATTCCGTCCATCAACTCCTCCTTCGACGTGGCCTACCAGTTCCTCGACGCGAAGAGCGTGCCCTACGACAGCGAGATGCCGGAGACGCGGCTGGACTACGCGCCCACCCACCGCATCTACGCGCGCGGCCGGACCAACATCGGCAAGGTGGCCTTCGCGGAGCTGTACGCCCTGTTCGTCGGGCCGCGCTTCGACCCGGGCTTCCAGGTGGATGAGACGACGGGCCTGCCCACCCAGCGCGTGGAGCTGACCGGCTACATCACCGCCAGCGCCCGCGTCGGCTTCAATGTCTACGACGGCATCTCCGTGTCCTTCCTGGGCTCCAACCTCTTCAACGCGGCCTACGAGGAAGCCCACGGCTTCCCCGCACCGCCCCAGTCCTTCTTCAGTGAAGTCAAGGTTCGCTACTAG
- a CDS encoding PhnD/SsuA/transferrin family substrate-binding protein → MKMLRFVLASLALALCLSAPASAAPAPKKTTLGVFLATTLSDGQERFQYAEALAAKLSEAMGRPVAAKSFGRYEDFARAISDGLVDFAVVEGWAAVQLGARATPLAWASRPGESQQRWAIVSTQRGSVKDLAGKRLALVKGAGPTDPKFVTHAVLGGDLDAQRHFKLAPVPNVESALKMLEAKGAEAALVPVSHVPKDKDVRVLFRSSRLPGAVLVDLRNHRAALDTALPGVGAVAPFEAFARIQGKEFEDFRRLVTQGPPRRQPVFADAAEQRVSTQALVRAEELGPSLPSFAGDLAVSAEQPDD, encoded by the coding sequence ATGAAGATGCTTCGCTTCGTGCTGGCCAGCCTCGCGCTGGCCCTCTGTCTGAGTGCTCCCGCGAGCGCGGCCCCGGCTCCGAAGAAGACGACCCTGGGCGTCTTCCTGGCCACCACCTTGAGCGACGGCCAGGAGCGCTTCCAGTACGCCGAGGCCCTGGCGGCGAAGCTGTCCGAGGCCATGGGGCGCCCCGTGGCCGCCAAGAGCTTTGGTCGCTACGAGGACTTCGCCCGCGCCATCTCCGATGGCCTGGTGGACTTCGCCGTGGTGGAGGGCTGGGCCGCCGTGCAGTTGGGGGCCCGTGCCACGCCCCTGGCCTGGGCCTCTCGCCCCGGTGAGTCCCAGCAGCGCTGGGCCATCGTCTCCACCCAGCGGGGCTCGGTGAAGGACCTCGCCGGCAAGCGCCTGGCCCTGGTGAAGGGCGCGGGTCCGACGGACCCCAAGTTCGTGACCCATGCCGTCCTCGGGGGAGACCTGGACGCCCAGCGCCACTTCAAGCTGGCCCCGGTCCCCAACGTGGAGTCCGCCCTGAAGATGCTGGAGGCCAAGGGCGCCGAGGCCGCCCTGGTGCCGGTGTCCCATGTCCCCAAGGACAAGGACGTCCGCGTGCTCTTCCGCAGCTCCCGCCTCCCCGGCGCCGTCCTGGTGGACCTGCGCAACCACCGGGCGGCCCTGGACACGGCCCTCCCGGGCGTGGGCGCGGTGGCCCCGTTCGAGGCCTTCGCGCGCATCCAGGGCAAGGAGTTCGAGGACTTCCGACGTCTCGTCACCCAGGGCCCCCCTCGCCGCCAGCCGGTGTTCGCGGACGCGGCCGAGCAGCGCGTGTCCACCCAGGCGCTGGTGCGCGCCGAGGAGCTGGGGCCCTCGCTGCCGTCCTTCGCCGGAGACCTCGCCGTCTCCGCCGAACAACCGGATGACTGA